The genomic interval ATTGATGCCATCGGTGGCAAAGACAATATTTCAGCTGCAACACATTGTGTTACACGCCTGCGCTTTGCATTAGTTGATGAAGGGAAAGTAGATAAAGCAGCACTTGAATCAAATGAGCTTGTTAAAGGATCATTTTCAACAAACGGTCAATTTCAGGTCGTTATTGGACAAGGTACGGTAGATAAAGTGTACAAAGAGCTTGTACAGCAAACAGGTGTAGGGGAATCATCTAAAGATGATGTTAAAAAGGCATCTGAAAAACATTTAAACCCATTACAACGTGCAATTAAAACATTAGCTGACATTTTCATTCCAATTTTGCCGGCGATCGTGACAGCTGGTTTACTAATGGGTATAAACAACATTTTGACAGGTCCTGGCATTTTCTTTGATGAAAAAGCGCTTGTTGATGTCTATCCACAATGGAAAGACGTTGCAAGTATTATTAATTTAATTGCAAACACAGCGTTTGTGTTCTTGCCTGGTCTCATTGGCTGGTCTGCTGTGAATCGATTCGGCGGAAGTCCGTTATTAGGGATGGTTCTTGGACTAATGCTCGTTCATCCAGATTTATTAAACGCTTGGGGCTATGGCTCTGCGGAAGAAATTCCAACTTGGAACTTATTTGGTTTAGAAGTTCAGAAGGTTGGTTACCAAGGTCAGGTATTACCAGTCTTACTTGCTTCATATGTATTAGCAAAAATTGAAGTATTCTTGAAAAAGCGCATTCCTGACGCATTCCAGCTTTTACTAGTTGCTCCTATTACTTTATTACTTACTGGCCTTGTATCATTTATCGCAATTGGACCGATTACTTTTGCCATTGGAAACGTCATTACTGATGTTGTAGTAGGAATTTTCAATGTCGCTCCAATTTTAGGCGGTTTAATTTACGGTGGACTTTATGCACCGCTCGTTATCACAGGTATGCACCATACATTCTTGGCAGTAGACTTCCAGTTAATCGGCAGCACAGGCGGAACCTTCTTATGGCCAATGGTTGCTCTATCAAATATTGCTCAAGGCTCAGCAGCTTTAGCTATGATGATTGTATTAAAAGATGAAAAATTGAAAAGCTTGTCTGCTACATCAGCTGTTTCTGCCTACCTTGGTATTACAGAACCTGCTATGTTCGGTGTTAACTTACGATTCCGCTTTGCGTTCATTTCAGCTATTATCGGATCGGCACTTGCAGGTGCGTTTATTTCATTGCAAGGTGTGAAAGCTCCGTCAATTGGAGTCGGCGGACTTCCTGGTTTCTTATCAATCTTCCCGGAAAACTGGGGATCATTTTTTATCGGAATGGCCATTGTGTTAATCGTACCATTCGTTTTAACTATTGTTTTAGGGAAAATGCGTAAAGCACAATAATTAAACGTAAAAGAAGAGAGTCTATCATTATTTTGGATAGACTCCCTTTCTGTTATATGGTTTGTAAAAGATTTAGGGCTCAGGCTTTAACCTAGATATAATAAATAGGAGTTGATATAAATGAGTAAAACATGGTGGAAAAAAGCAGTTGTTTATCAAATTTATCCGAAAAGCTTTAATGATACACAAGGCAATGGTGTAGGCGATTTACAGGGTATTATTGAAAAGTTGGATTATTTAAATAAATTAGGTGTAGATGTGATTTGGCTCACACCAATCTATGCATCACCACAACGTGACAACGGATACGACATCAGTGATTATTTTACGATTCATGAAGAATATGGAACGATGGCTGATTTTGACCGTTTAGTAGACCAAGCACATAAACGCGGTATAAAAATCATCATGGATATTGTCGTGAATCACACTTCAACAGAACATGAGTGGTTCAAGCAGGCTTCTTCATCAAAGGATAATCCTTACCGGGATTTCTACATTTGGAAAGATTCGAATGAAGATGGTTCACTACCTACTAATTGGGAATCCAAGTTTGGCGGACCTGCCTGGGAATTTGACGAGAAAACAGATCAATATTATCTCCATTTATTTGATGTGACACAGGCTGATTTAAATTGGGAAAATGAAGAACTTCGTAAAGAAGTGTACAACATGATGGATTTTTGGTTTAAAAAAGGTGTTGATGGCTTCCGTCTTGATGTTATTAATTTAATCTCAAAAGATCAAGAATTCCCAAATGATGATGGCTCAATTCCACCAGGTGATGGAAGAAGATTTTACACAGATGGCCCTCGTGTTCATGACTATATCCATGAAATGAACAAAGAAGTGTTTTCA from Metabacillus sediminilitoris carries:
- the treP gene encoding PTS system trehalose-specific EIIBC component, which codes for MSIDQKQVSQIIDAIGGKDNISAATHCVTRLRFALVDEGKVDKAALESNELVKGSFSTNGQFQVVIGQGTVDKVYKELVQQTGVGESSKDDVKKASEKHLNPLQRAIKTLADIFIPILPAIVTAGLLMGINNILTGPGIFFDEKALVDVYPQWKDVASIINLIANTAFVFLPGLIGWSAVNRFGGSPLLGMVLGLMLVHPDLLNAWGYGSAEEIPTWNLFGLEVQKVGYQGQVLPVLLASYVLAKIEVFLKKRIPDAFQLLLVAPITLLLTGLVSFIAIGPITFAIGNVITDVVVGIFNVAPILGGLIYGGLYAPLVITGMHHTFLAVDFQLIGSTGGTFLWPMVALSNIAQGSAALAMMIVLKDEKLKSLSATSAVSAYLGITEPAMFGVNLRFRFAFISAIIGSALAGAFISLQGVKAPSIGVGGLPGFLSIFPENWGSFFIGMAIVLIVPFVLTIVLGKMRKAQ